A genome region from Pseudomonas helmanticensis includes the following:
- a CDS encoding CPBP family intramembrane glutamic endopeptidase has product MKALPWLYLALLSLGYGLALSYGQLGWLALISIGLLAFAGFAVRLQKVPVARFLGHGLFIVLAVALALHWLPGFANGRAIDPQRFSDDAVRYSMYLNLDKPLIGFWLLLVCPWIVARRSLRLTAYATALALTLSVILALGGALLLGVIDWAPKWPDQAWLWVLNNLLLVTLVEEALFRGYIQGGLSRRFKHLPYGENLALLLASLIFGLVHAGAGWTWVLLAGLAGVGYGLAYRFGGLGAAIATHFGLNLLHFGLFTYPMLAG; this is encoded by the coding sequence ATGAAGGCTTTGCCATGGCTCTATCTTGCACTTCTCAGCCTCGGCTACGGCTTGGCACTGAGCTACGGCCAACTCGGCTGGCTGGCACTGATCTCCATTGGCCTGCTGGCGTTCGCCGGTTTTGCTGTGCGTCTGCAAAAAGTACCGGTGGCGCGGTTCCTCGGTCATGGCTTGTTCATCGTCCTGGCTGTGGCGTTGGCGCTGCATTGGCTGCCGGGCTTCGCCAACGGTCGGGCGATTGATCCGCAACGGTTCAGCGACGATGCGGTACGGTATTCGATGTACCTCAATCTCGACAAACCGCTGATAGGTTTCTGGCTGTTGCTGGTCTGCCCGTGGATTGTCGCCCGGCGTTCGTTGCGGCTGACGGCCTACGCCACTGCCCTCGCGCTGACATTGAGCGTGATCCTCGCCCTCGGTGGCGCCCTGTTGCTCGGCGTGATCGACTGGGCGCCAAAATGGCCGGATCAGGCGTGGCTGTGGGTGCTGAACAACCTGCTGTTGGTGACGCTGGTCGAAGAAGCGCTGTTTCGCGGCTATATACAGGGCGGTCTCAGCCGACGCTTCAAGCATCTGCCTTACGGTGAAAACCTCGCGCTGCTGCTCGCTTCCCTGATCTTCGGTCTGGTCCACGCCGGCGCTGGCTGGACCTGGGTGTTGCTGGCCGGGCTGGCGGGGGTCGGCTATGGTCTGGCCTACCGTTTTGGCGGACTGGGCGCGGCCATCGCCACGCATTTCGGCCTGAATCTGCTGCATTTCGGTCTGTTCACCTATCCGATGCTCGCGGGCTGA
- a CDS encoding methyl-accepting chemotaxis protein produces MRNNQPITQRERTFPAQQRLISTTDAKGVITYCNDAFVEISGFSREELIRAPHNLVRHPDVPAAVFSHMWGTLKQGLPWMGIVKNRCKTGDHYWVNAYVTPVFDGNQVVGYESVRIKPTAEQIRRAEALYQRINQGKSAIPSSDKWLPVLQDWLPFILVSQLGFVIGATLNSQWGFALAAGLSVPLGLMGLQWQQRGLKRLLRLAEQTTSDPLIAQMYTDSRGAQARLEMSILSQEARLKTCLTRLQDTAEHLTDQAKQSDALAHNSSNGLERQRVETEQVATAVNQMAATTQEVASHVQRTADATQEANRLTGRGRDIAGETREAIQRLSVVVGETGLTVTQLAKDSDEIGGVVDVIKGIADQTNLLALNAAIEAARAGEMGRGFAVVADEVRQLAQRTSESTGQIHALIAKLQQTASSAVQTMEAGHRQAEEGVARVLEADQALVGISEAVANITDMTTQIAAATEEQSAVAEEISRNISNISELADQTSEQAHNSALLSEELTKTANTQYSLVERFNR; encoded by the coding sequence ATGCGAAATAACCAGCCCATTACACAACGCGAACGGACTTTCCCGGCTCAGCAGCGGTTGATTTCCACAACCGACGCCAAGGGCGTGATCACCTACTGCAACGACGCTTTCGTCGAAATCAGCGGGTTTTCGCGTGAGGAACTGATCCGTGCGCCGCACAACCTGGTCCGTCACCCCGACGTCCCGGCTGCGGTGTTTTCGCACATGTGGGGCACATTGAAACAAGGCTTGCCATGGATGGGCATTGTCAAGAATCGCTGCAAGACCGGTGACCATTACTGGGTTAACGCCTATGTAACACCGGTGTTCGACGGCAATCAGGTGGTCGGTTACGAGTCGGTGCGGATCAAACCCACCGCCGAACAGATCCGCCGTGCCGAAGCGCTCTACCAACGCATCAACCAAGGCAAGTCGGCGATCCCATCCAGCGACAAATGGCTGCCAGTGCTACAGGACTGGCTGCCGTTCATTCTGGTCAGCCAACTGGGCTTCGTGATCGGCGCGACCCTCAACTCGCAGTGGGGCTTCGCCCTCGCGGCGGGTCTGTCGGTGCCGCTGGGCCTGATGGGCCTGCAATGGCAGCAACGCGGGCTCAAGCGCCTGCTGCGTCTGGCCGAGCAGACCACCTCCGACCCGCTGATCGCGCAGATGTACACCGACAGCCGTGGCGCGCAGGCGCGTCTGGAAATGTCGATCCTCAGCCAGGAAGCCCGCCTGAAAACCTGCCTGACCCGTTTGCAGGACACTGCCGAGCACTTGACCGATCAGGCCAAGCAATCCGACGCTTTGGCGCACAACAGCTCCAACGGCCTGGAACGTCAACGCGTGGAAACCGAACAGGTCGCCACCGCCGTCAATCAGATGGCCGCGACCACTCAGGAGGTGGCGAGCCACGTACAGCGCACGGCTGACGCGACTCAGGAAGCCAATCGCCTGACCGGTCGTGGTCGTGACATCGCCGGGGAAACCCGCGAAGCCATTCAGCGCCTGTCCGTCGTCGTCGGCGAAACCGGCCTGACCGTGACCCAACTGGCCAAGGACAGCGACGAAATTGGCGGCGTGGTTGATGTGATCAAAGGCATCGCCGACCAGACCAACCTGCTAGCCCTGAACGCTGCGATCGAAGCCGCGCGTGCCGGTGAAATGGGTCGTGGTTTTGCCGTGGTGGCTGACGAAGTCCGCCAACTGGCACAACGCACCAGCGAATCGACCGGGCAGATTCATGCCTTGATCGCCAAGTTGCAGCAAACGGCGTCCAGCGCTGTGCAGACCATGGAAGCCGGGCATCGCCAGGCGGAAGAAGGTGTGGCGCGGGTGCTGGAAGCGGATCAGGCGTTGGTCGGCATCAGCGAAGCGGTGGCCAACATCACCGACATGACCACGCAGATTGCTGCGGCGACGGAAGAGCAAAGTGCGGTGGCTGAAGAGATCAGCCGCAACATCAGCAATATTTCGGAGCTGGCGGATCAGACGTCGGAACAGGCGCATAACTCGGCGTTGTTGAGTGAAGAGCTGACGAAGACTGCTAACACGCAATACTCGCTGGTGGAGCGGTTTAACCGCTAA